The proteins below come from a single Candidatus Alcyoniella australis genomic window:
- the ccsA gene encoding cytochrome c biogenesis protein CcsA, which translates to MNLDLLSHPQLLGPSIQFFNFAAAAYLLSTVAYVIHLARRSRWSWLLGVGAAAAGVTAQTVGLALRWISMGWDHPPFTNMYESLVFFAWGIVLVYLVVEWRHKVRVAGAFVIPLAFVAMGVASLQPGHGVRPLMPALQSVWLHIHVATAGIGYAAFLVAFGFSLLYLYKVRTRLVGFGLTTSLVGAAVAAMASSLEIFDRSGQGICMPANSLIAMPGELAMVSERWVPIHAPGPWLLGAFALFLFAAAAFGVSRAFDNDQRSERVGWGVLGLALIALSAAAAVYVYVLNSRNDVGMSGNPYRLAMLLVGWLAVVLVFVLKLSSNGLREALPDAQRLDMLSYRAVVVAFPIMTLVIVTGAVWANVAWGTYWSWDPKETSSLITWLIYAIYLHTRVTQGWTGVRTAYISIIGFLSVLFTYLGVNLLIAGLHAYA; encoded by the coding sequence ATGAATCTCGACCTGCTATCCCACCCGCAGCTTTTGGGCCCCTCGATCCAGTTTTTCAACTTCGCGGCCGCGGCCTACCTGCTCTCAACAGTGGCCTACGTGATCCACCTCGCCCGCCGCAGCCGCTGGTCGTGGCTGCTGGGTGTGGGGGCGGCCGCAGCCGGAGTGACGGCCCAGACCGTGGGCCTGGCCCTGCGCTGGATCTCAATGGGCTGGGACCACCCGCCGTTCACCAATATGTACGAATCGCTGGTGTTCTTCGCCTGGGGGATCGTGCTGGTCTACCTGGTGGTGGAGTGGCGCCATAAGGTCCGCGTGGCCGGGGCGTTCGTGATTCCCCTGGCGTTCGTGGCCATGGGCGTGGCCAGCCTGCAACCCGGCCACGGAGTCAGGCCGCTGATGCCTGCGCTGCAAAGCGTCTGGCTGCACATCCACGTGGCCACCGCGGGCATCGGCTATGCCGCGTTTCTGGTGGCTTTCGGATTTTCGCTGCTCTATCTCTATAAGGTGCGCACCCGGCTTGTGGGCTTCGGCCTGACCACATCGTTGGTCGGCGCGGCAGTGGCCGCCATGGCCAGCAGCCTCGAGATCTTCGACCGCTCGGGCCAGGGGATCTGCATGCCCGCCAACAGCCTGATCGCCATGCCCGGAGAGTTGGCCATGGTCTCCGAGCGCTGGGTGCCGATCCACGCGCCCGGGCCCTGGTTGCTCGGGGCGTTCGCCCTGTTCCTGTTTGCGGCGGCTGCTTTCGGCGTCAGCCGCGCCTTTGACAACGACCAGCGCTCCGAGCGCGTGGGCTGGGGCGTGCTGGGCCTGGCGCTGATCGCCCTGAGCGCTGCCGCGGCAGTCTATGTCTACGTGCTGAACAGCCGCAACGACGTGGGCATGTCGGGCAACCCCTACCGCCTGGCGATGCTGCTGGTGGGCTGGCTGGCCGTGGTGCTGGTCTTTGTGCTCAAGCTGTCGAGCAACGGTCTGCGAGAGGCGCTGCCCGACGCCCAGCGGCTGGACATGCTCTCGTATCGCGCGGTGGTCGTGGCGTTTCCGATCATGACGTTGGTGATCGTCACCGGCGCGGTCTGGGCCAACGTGGCCTGGGGCACCTACTGGTCGTGGGACCCCAAAGAGACCTCGAGCCTGATCACATGGCTGATCTACGCCATCTATCTGCACACCCGCGTAACCCAGGGCTGGACCGGCGTACGCACGGCCTATATCTCGATTATCGGCTTCCTCTCGGTGCTCTTCACCTACCTTGGGGTCAACCTGCTGATCGCCGGTCTGCACGCCTACGCCTAG
- a CDS encoding cytochrome c biogenesis protein ResB, producing the protein MKVLSSLKLSVWLLLIFTAMCLVGVLIPQRPGMIWVPHGELFEQAAMDYRQTLQAGGDQMPLALAIANYLNPYDVFRSLPFVTLIVLMLVNIIACSIDRLTKLLRSLRAPMLKLDRTAQGAFSNLVEVRLGQTALEGLESRLARHGTLRKLEQDSAVYYAVERGRLGRFGVYMIHLAVLVLAVGAMIGVLYGQRGMINLPEGGSTEFFYDRDSGEPIDLGFKVSCESFKINLYPGTQEVSDYLSHLLIERPGEPPERTMVEVNRPYKAPNGFTLYQNNYGNTTLLQIEDKASGRTYQVSFESEAHGPLAVPDSPLVLVPLSFREDPLYGPRLELALQHPDGFVERALLLFHYPEHDADRPDARTSITPRSVQYTGLEVGYDPGVSVVYLSFVLFMVGLLIVFGVPHRHYYARLEGNKLYLTGRSNKYQDTMAQKLEQLAAELKA; encoded by the coding sequence TTGAAGGTATTGTCATCACTTAAGCTCTCGGTCTGGTTGCTGTTGATCTTCACGGCGATGTGCCTGGTCGGCGTGCTCATTCCCCAGCGGCCGGGAATGATCTGGGTGCCCCACGGCGAGCTGTTCGAGCAAGCGGCAATGGATTACCGCCAGACGCTGCAGGCCGGCGGCGACCAAATGCCCCTGGCGCTGGCAATCGCCAATTACCTCAATCCTTACGACGTGTTCCGCTCGCTGCCGTTCGTGACGCTGATCGTGTTGATGCTGGTCAATATCATCGCCTGCTCCATTGATCGGCTGACCAAGCTGCTGCGCTCGCTTCGCGCGCCGATGCTCAAGCTCGACCGCACTGCGCAGGGCGCGTTTAGCAACCTGGTCGAGGTGCGTCTGGGGCAGACGGCGCTGGAGGGGCTGGAGTCCCGGCTGGCGCGGCACGGCACGCTGCGCAAGCTCGAGCAAGACAGCGCGGTCTACTATGCCGTGGAGCGCGGACGGCTGGGCCGCTTCGGCGTGTACATGATTCATCTGGCGGTGCTGGTTTTGGCTGTAGGCGCAATGATCGGCGTGCTTTACGGCCAGCGCGGGATGATCAACCTGCCCGAGGGCGGATCGACCGAGTTCTTTTACGACCGCGACAGCGGCGAACCGATCGATCTGGGATTCAAAGTCAGCTGTGAAAGCTTCAAAATCAATCTCTACCCCGGGACCCAGGAGGTCAGCGACTACCTCTCGCATCTGCTGATCGAGCGTCCCGGCGAGCCGCCGGAAAGGACGATGGTCGAGGTCAACCGGCCCTACAAGGCGCCCAACGGCTTCACCCTGTACCAGAACAATTACGGCAATACGACCCTGCTGCAGATCGAGGACAAGGCCAGCGGCCGCACCTACCAGGTCTCGTTCGAGTCCGAGGCTCACGGCCCGCTGGCCGTGCCCGACTCGCCGCTGGTGCTGGTGCCGCTGTCGTTTCGCGAGGATCCGCTCTACGGGCCGCGCCTGGAGCTGGCGCTGCAACATCCCGACGGGTTCGTCGAGCGCGCGCTGCTGCTGTTTCACTACCCGGAACACGACGCCGACCGACCTGACGCGCGGACCTCGATCACGCCGCGTTCGGTGCAATACACCGGGCTCGAGGTCGGCTACGACCCGGGAGTTTCAGTGGTCTACCTGAGCTTCGTGCTGTTCATGGTCGGCCTGTTGATCGTCTTTGGCGTGCCGCACCGTCACTACTACGCCCGGCTGGAGGGAAACAAGTTGTATCTCACCGGCCGATCGAACAAGTACCAGGACACCATGGCTCAAAAACTCGAGCAACTGGCCGCGGAGCTAAAGGCATGA
- a CDS encoding cytochrome c biogenesis protein/redoxin, translating to MQSVIDYFLDLQHISSLGVFTVGILSFFTPCVLPLVFSYLTFISGVSFDELTAERRSGGTLGKVLLNTVLFILGFSVVFLIVGGLAGALGELIRQYQAAIYIIAAALVVVLALHIMGAFKLKFLMTEHRIQVQNKVLGPIGSFIVGFTFAFALSPCLSGIVIAIIPLAVTEESFIGGLTTMAIFSAGLGMPFLLTALFVNQAMKFFGKMRTHYRAVEIVSGLILILLAAYLALTGIKAMGQIEFQDLEGKRVVQSDYRGDPLLMVFFASYCAPCINEVPELNRLHAEYGPQGLQVVGVNYNEDASIAEGFREEHGVGYPVLLSGEEGLPAMGGSSLPFLVLIDERGRTVGTASRAEERKKLIEQIPDLL from the coding sequence GTGCAAAGTGTGATCGATTACTTCCTGGACCTACAGCACATCTCGAGCCTGGGCGTGTTCACCGTTGGCATCCTGAGCTTTTTCACGCCCTGCGTACTGCCGCTGGTTTTCAGCTACCTGACCTTCATCTCCGGGGTAAGCTTCGACGAGCTGACCGCCGAACGACGATCGGGCGGAACCCTGGGCAAGGTGCTGCTGAACACCGTGCTGTTCATCCTGGGCTTCTCGGTTGTATTCCTGATCGTCGGCGGACTGGCCGGCGCCCTGGGCGAGCTGATCCGGCAATACCAGGCGGCGATCTACATCATCGCCGCGGCGCTGGTGGTCGTGCTGGCGCTGCATATCATGGGCGCGTTCAAGCTTAAATTCCTGATGACCGAACACCGGATTCAGGTGCAAAACAAGGTGCTGGGACCGATCGGCTCGTTCATCGTGGGCTTCACCTTCGCCTTTGCGCTGAGCCCCTGCCTCTCGGGGATCGTGATCGCAATCATCCCGCTGGCCGTGACCGAGGAGAGCTTCATCGGCGGCCTGACCACGATGGCGATCTTCTCCGCGGGCCTGGGCATGCCGTTTCTGCTCACCGCGCTGTTCGTCAATCAGGCGATGAAGTTCTTCGGCAAAATGCGCACGCACTACCGCGCGGTGGAAATCGTCAGCGGCCTGATCCTGATCCTGCTCGCCGCCTATTTGGCGCTGACCGGCATCAAGGCCATGGGCCAGATCGAGTTCCAGGATCTGGAGGGCAAACGCGTGGTGCAGTCGGACTATCGCGGCGATCCGCTGCTGATGGTGTTCTTTGCCTCGTACTGCGCACCGTGCATCAACGAGGTGCCCGAGCTCAACCGGCTGCACGCCGAATACGGCCCGCAGGGGCTGCAGGTTGTGGGCGTGAACTACAACGAGGACGCGTCGATCGCCGAGGGGTTCCGCGAGGAGCACGGCGTGGGCTATCCGGTGCTGCTCTCGGGCGAGGAGGGATTGCCCGCGATGGGCGGCTCCTCCCTGCCCTTCCTGGTGCTGATCGACGAACGCGGCAGGACCGTGGGTACGGCCAGTCGGGCCGAGGAACGCAAGAAGTTGATCGAGCAAATTCCCGACCTGTTGTAA
- the xseA gene encoding exodeoxyribonuclease VII large subunit, which yields MEYFPGSERSQPLPVAQLVALVRRGLEQTFDDVAVQGEIRDLRRPASGHCYFTLAGEGAQIRCVLFRSRARLLRFEPGDGQSVIVRGQVTVYDARGDLQILAEYIEPTGVGAMMLALEQLKARLSAEGLFDADRKQPIPDLPQAVGVVTSATGAAIRDILNTIESRFPGLPVVLSPTLVQGQGAAEQIAGALQRLVDHAPEVEVIIVGRGGGSFEDLFAFNEESVVRAIARCPLPVISAVGHEIDWTLSDLVADERAATPTAAAQRAVANRAEVEESIENSRSRAYDRLRGMIDGQRDAVNALSSRLLDPRKLVQRTSQRLDDLGALIESAMRGRVQRLDERCSGMSARVAASSPDRRTRSVALLVQARFQRLIRAAQVRIERQSALRSSLDSRLQAAGPPAVIKRGYALVRGPDGKPLRDASALRVGDAVHVSLARGAFGALVQDVEVDDN from the coding sequence ATGGAATATTTCCCGGGTTCCGAGCGCTCGCAGCCGTTGCCGGTGGCCCAGCTGGTGGCGCTGGTGCGCCGCGGCCTGGAACAGACCTTCGACGACGTGGCGGTCCAGGGCGAGATCCGCGACCTGCGGCGTCCGGCCTCGGGCCACTGCTACTTCACCCTCGCCGGCGAGGGCGCCCAGATCCGCTGCGTGCTGTTCCGCAGCCGCGCGCGGCTGCTGCGCTTTGAGCCGGGCGACGGCCAGAGCGTAATCGTGCGCGGCCAGGTTACGGTCTACGACGCGCGCGGCGATTTGCAGATTTTGGCCGAATACATCGAGCCCACGGGCGTGGGCGCGATGATGCTCGCGCTGGAGCAACTCAAGGCCCGGCTGTCGGCCGAAGGGCTGTTCGACGCCGATCGTAAGCAACCGATCCCCGATCTGCCCCAGGCCGTGGGCGTGGTGACCAGTGCCACGGGCGCGGCGATCCGCGACATTCTGAACACCATCGAGTCGCGCTTTCCCGGGCTTCCGGTTGTTCTCAGCCCGACGCTGGTTCAGGGCCAGGGCGCGGCCGAGCAGATCGCCGGGGCGCTTCAGCGACTGGTCGATCATGCACCGGAGGTCGAGGTGATAATCGTCGGCCGCGGCGGCGGCAGCTTCGAAGATCTGTTCGCGTTTAACGAGGAGTCGGTGGTGCGGGCCATCGCGCGTTGCCCGCTGCCGGTGATCTCGGCCGTGGGGCACGAGATCGACTGGACCCTGAGCGACCTGGTGGCGGACGAACGTGCGGCCACGCCCACTGCCGCGGCCCAACGCGCGGTTGCAAACCGCGCAGAGGTCGAGGAATCGATCGAAAATTCGCGATCACGCGCCTATGATCGCCTGCGCGGGATGATCGACGGACAACGCGACGCGGTAAACGCGCTGAGCTCGCGGCTGCTCGACCCGCGCAAGCTGGTGCAACGCACCTCTCAACGTCTCGACGACCTGGGGGCGTTGATCGAATCGGCGATGCGCGGCCGGGTTCAGCGCCTGGACGAGCGCTGCAGCGGAATGTCCGCACGCGTCGCGGCCTCGTCGCCGGACCGCCGAACGCGCAGCGTGGCGCTGTTGGTGCAGGCGCGTTTCCAACGGCTGATCCGCGCGGCACAAGTTCGCATCGAGCGCCAGTCCGCGCTGCGCAGCAGCCTTGATTCGCGCTTGCAAGCGGCCGGACCGCCGGCGGTTATCAAGCGCGGCTACGCCCTGGTGCGCGGGCCGGACGGCAAGCCGCTACGCGACGCGTCCGCGCTGCGTGTCGGCGACGCGGTGCACGTCTCCCTGGCGCGCGGCGCGTTCGGCGCATTGGTTCAAGACGTGGAGGTCGACGATAACTGA
- the xseB gene encoding exodeoxyribonuclease VII small subunit translates to MKKNNQDQERLADQIARLEQIVEKLEDDEIDIEEAMAAFEEGVKLSRRCLDKLDLISKRVEQLVKTENGVERRPLDPEPEQ, encoded by the coding sequence ATGAAGAAGAACAATCAAGATCAGGAACGGCTGGCCGACCAGATCGCCCGGCTGGAACAGATCGTGGAAAAACTCGAGGACGACGAGATCGACATCGAGGAGGCAATGGCCGCGTTTGAGGAGGGTGTCAAACTCTCACGGCGCTGCCTTGACAAGCTCGATCTGATCTCAAAACGCGTTGAACAGCTGGTGAAAACCGAAAACGGCGTGGAACGCCGGCCACTGGACCCGGAACCCGAACAATAG
- the dxs gene encoding 1-deoxy-D-xylulose-5-phosphate synthase, giving the protein MNLLERIKSPRELKLIPEERLPELAEEIRELIVQTVSRTGGHLASNLGVVELTLAIHYVFDAPHDRLIWDVGHQAYTHKLLTGRAERFGTLRKHDGLSGFPHRDESEYDLFTVGHSGTSISVGLGLNEALKLAGRGEDVVSVIGDGSMTAGLAFEGLNQAGHLGRRIIIVLNDNEMSISPNVGALQSYISRKMSGPFYTRIRRRLKAMLKNIPAIGDDVFHISKKLEDSFKGFMTPGLLFEALGFEYFGPIDGHNTHDLIETFRNVRHLDNPVLVHAVTRKGKGYAPAEADPARYHGIGPFDPANGEPRSKPGPPSYTQVFSDAICELGARDERIVAITAAMPQGTGLELFSQRFPRRTYDVGIAEQHGICFAAGLARAGLRPVAAIYSTFLQRAYDQVVHDVCLQNLPVVFAVDRGGLVGADGPTHHGAFDLSYLRHIPNITLMAPKDEEELRHMLYTALQHEGPVALRYPRGAGMGVKPSAQFKALPIGRGEWLRRGQDAGIVALGPRAHQALAVAERLAEQNVDCAVFNARFVKPLDSDAICELARSTGRLVTLEDNALAGGFGSAVLELLADQGLCNVRVTRLGIPDRFIAHGDGEQLALDCGLDDEHLLNAVLELVERPRDKARRDSSTGNNVA; this is encoded by the coding sequence ATGAACCTGCTCGAACGCATCAAAAGCCCGCGCGAGCTCAAGCTGATTCCCGAGGAACGGCTGCCCGAGCTGGCCGAGGAGATCAGAGAGCTGATCGTCCAGACCGTCAGCCGCACCGGCGGGCACCTGGCCTCCAACCTGGGCGTGGTCGAGCTGACATTGGCGATCCACTACGTTTTCGACGCGCCTCACGACCGGCTGATCTGGGACGTGGGGCACCAGGCCTACACCCACAAGCTGCTCACCGGACGCGCCGAACGCTTCGGCACCCTGCGCAAACACGACGGGCTCTCGGGTTTCCCGCATCGCGATGAGAGCGAGTACGACCTGTTCACCGTGGGCCACAGCGGCACCTCGATTTCCGTAGGCCTGGGGCTGAACGAGGCGCTCAAGCTCGCCGGACGCGGCGAGGACGTGGTGAGCGTGATCGGCGACGGCTCGATGACCGCGGGGCTGGCCTTCGAGGGGCTGAACCAGGCCGGGCACCTGGGCCGTCGAATCATCATCGTGCTCAACGACAACGAGATGAGCATCAGCCCCAACGTCGGCGCGCTGCAAAGCTACATCTCGCGCAAGATGTCCGGCCCGTTCTATACGCGCATCCGCCGACGGCTCAAGGCGATGCTCAAAAACATTCCGGCCATTGGCGATGACGTGTTCCACATCTCGAAAAAGCTCGAGGATTCGTTCAAGGGCTTCATGACCCCCGGCCTGCTGTTCGAGGCGCTGGGCTTTGAGTACTTCGGCCCGATCGACGGCCACAACACCCACGACCTGATCGAGACTTTCCGCAACGTGCGGCACCTGGACAACCCGGTGCTGGTCCACGCGGTGACGCGCAAGGGCAAAGGCTACGCGCCGGCCGAGGCCGACCCCGCGCGCTACCACGGCATCGGACCGTTCGACCCGGCCAACGGCGAGCCGCGCTCCAAGCCCGGACCGCCGAGCTACACCCAGGTCTTTTCCGATGCAATCTGCGAGCTTGGCGCGCGCGACGAGCGGATCGTGGCAATAACCGCGGCCATGCCCCAGGGCACGGGCCTGGAGCTTTTCTCCCAGCGCTTTCCACGCCGGACCTACGACGTGGGGATCGCCGAGCAGCACGGCATCTGCTTTGCCGCCGGGCTGGCGCGGGCCGGGCTGCGTCCGGTGGCCGCGATCTACTCGACCTTTTTACAGCGCGCCTACGACCAGGTCGTGCACGACGTTTGTTTGCAAAACCTGCCGGTGGTCTTTGCCGTTGACCGCGGCGGCCTGGTCGGCGCCGATGGCCCCACGCACCACGGCGCGTTCGACCTCTCGTACCTGCGGCACATCCCGAACATAACGCTGATGGCGCCCAAGGACGAAGAGGAGCTGCGGCATATGCTCTACACCGCGCTGCAGCACGAAGGCCCGGTTGCGCTGCGCTACCCGCGCGGCGCAGGCATGGGCGTCAAGCCCAGTGCGCAGTTCAAAGCGCTGCCCATCGGACGCGGGGAGTGGCTGCGCCGCGGCCAAGACGCGGGCATCGTGGCCCTGGGCCCGCGCGCGCACCAAGCATTGGCCGTGGCCGAACGGTTGGCCGAACAAAACGTGGACTGCGCGGTGTTCAACGCACGCTTTGTCAAACCCCTGGACAGCGACGCGATCTGCGAGCTGGCGCGCTCCACCGGCCGACTGGTCACACTCGAGGACAACGCCTTGGCCGGAGGTTTTGGCAGCGCAGTACTCGAGCTGCTGGCCGACCAGGGGCTTTGCAACGTGCGGGTTACGCGGCTTGGAATCCCCGACCGCTTCATCGCGCACGGCGACGGCGAACAGCTCGCCCTTGACTGCGGCCTGGACGACGAACACCTGCTAAATGCGGTACTCGAGCTGGTCGAACGACCCCGCGATAAGGCTCGCCGCGACTCCTCCACTGGAAACAACGTAGCGTAA
- a CDS encoding TlyA family RNA methyltransferase, with amino-acid sequence MNNPGKVRLDALLVERGLAQSRARAVALIMAGRIIVGDKRCDKPGTAVAANAALRLRGDDIPFVSRGGLKLQSALDGLEIDVTGLDCLDVGISTGGFSDCVLQRGAARIVGIDVGYGQLAQKLRDDPRVTVFERTNVRNFDSSRMPWPADLALIDVSFIGLSLVLPAVLRCLKPDGRVLAMIKPQFEVGRGQVGKGGVVRDPALRQQAVDAVLSAAAKLGLKPLGQFESTVPGPKGNVETFVLLGRMR; translated from the coding sequence ATGAATAATCCAGGCAAGGTCCGACTCGACGCGCTGCTCGTGGAACGCGGCCTGGCCCAGAGCCGCGCGCGCGCCGTTGCGCTGATCATGGCCGGTCGGATAATTGTCGGCGACAAGCGTTGCGACAAGCCCGGGACCGCCGTGGCCGCGAACGCGGCGTTGCGCCTGCGCGGCGATGACATCCCATTCGTCAGTCGCGGCGGACTCAAATTGCAGTCCGCGCTGGACGGCCTGGAGATCGACGTGACGGGGCTTGATTGCCTGGACGTGGGAATCAGCACCGGGGGCTTCAGCGACTGCGTGCTGCAACGCGGCGCAGCCCGGATCGTGGGCATCGACGTGGGGTACGGCCAGCTCGCGCAAAAGCTTCGCGACGATCCGCGCGTGACCGTGTTCGAGCGCACCAACGTGCGCAACTTCGATTCCTCACGCATGCCCTGGCCCGCGGACCTGGCGCTGATCGACGTCAGCTTCATCGGCCTGAGCCTGGTGCTGCCCGCCGTGCTGCGCTGCCTCAAGCCCGACGGACGCGTGCTGGCGATGATCAAACCGCAGTTCGAGGTCGGACGCGGACAGGTCGGCAAGGGCGGCGTGGTGCGCGACCCGGCCCTGCGTCAACAGGCTGTCGATGCGGTGCTCAGCGCAGCCGCCAAGCTCGGGCTGAAACCTCTGGGCCAGTTCGAGAGCACGGTGCCCGGACCCAAGGGCAACGTCGAGACCTTCGTGCTGCTGGGACGCATGCGATGA
- a CDS encoding metallophosphoesterase, with translation MSVRVLHTADLHLGASMVQFGEFADQRRDDFAATFERIVDRAIEGQADILAIAGDLFDRNAAPQRVIERVRRGCERLEAAGVVCVLVPGTHDGVDASDAIYRTINLPGAIVLMDPRCESPVPLTVRDQRINLYGLAARPGTENPLSSMARRDLPGLHLGLLHATLVRAPQWQVPTRDVPVTAEQLADLGLDYVALGHLHRQQTVEHEGRLVAAYCGSPEGKDFTENGPRAFLWVELSAGGARIQSENCQTRQLAAVEVEQSDVESLDQAVDAAVTACGEASICRVTLRGSPPLELDLAGLRQRLEARLDYLELIDDTLSISTRELERLGAERTVRGAFVQRMAQRLESAADDQQRELLTLATRLALVEFKRGDQT, from the coding sequence ATGAGCGTGCGCGTGCTGCACACCGCGGACCTGCACCTGGGCGCGAGCATGGTGCAGTTCGGCGAGTTCGCTGATCAGCGTCGCGATGATTTCGCGGCGACCTTCGAGCGCATCGTGGATCGCGCCATCGAGGGCCAGGCCGATATACTGGCGATCGCCGGCGACCTGTTCGACCGCAACGCCGCGCCGCAACGGGTGATCGAGCGCGTGCGCCGCGGCTGTGAGCGTCTTGAGGCCGCGGGAGTGGTCTGCGTGCTGGTCCCCGGCACCCATGACGGCGTGGACGCCTCCGACGCGATCTACCGCACGATCAACCTGCCCGGCGCAATCGTGCTGATGGACCCGCGCTGCGAATCGCCGGTCCCGCTGACCGTGCGCGACCAGCGGATCAACCTCTACGGCCTGGCCGCTCGTCCCGGCACGGAAAACCCGCTGTCGAGTATGGCCCGCCGCGATCTGCCCGGCCTGCACCTGGGTCTGCTGCACGCCACCCTGGTGCGTGCTCCGCAATGGCAGGTGCCCACGCGCGACGTGCCGGTAACCGCCGAACAGTTGGCCGATCTGGGCCTGGACTACGTGGCCCTGGGGCATTTACACCGCCAACAAACTGTGGAGCACGAGGGTCGGCTGGTGGCCGCCTACTGCGGCAGCCCCGAGGGCAAGGATTTCACCGAGAACGGGCCGCGCGCTTTTCTGTGGGTCGAACTCTCCGCCGGAGGGGCCCGGATCCAGAGCGAGAACTGCCAGACCAGGCAGCTCGCCGCGGTGGAGGTCGAACAAAGCGACGTCGAATCGCTGGACCAGGCCGTGGACGCGGCGGTCACAGCCTGCGGCGAGGCTTCGATCTGCCGCGTGACTCTGCGCGGCTCCCCTCCGCTCGAGCTCGATTTGGCCGGGCTGCGTCAGCGCCTGGAGGCGCGGCTGGACTACCTGGAACTGATCGACGATACGCTGAGCATCTCAACGCGCGAGCTGGAGCGGCTCGGGGCCGAGCGCACGGTGCGCGGCGCGTTCGTGCAACGCATGGCCCAGCGGCTGGAGTCCGCTGCGGACGATCAACAGCGCGAGCTGCTGACCCTGGCCACGCGGCTGGCGCTGGTCGAGTTCAAACGCGGGGACCAGACGTGA